One genomic window of Medicago truncatula cultivar Jemalong A17 chromosome 1, MtrunA17r5.0-ANR, whole genome shotgun sequence includes the following:
- the LOC25482911 gene encoding LOW QUALITY PROTEIN: acylamino-acid-releasing enzyme-like (The sequence of the model RefSeq protein was modified relative to this genomic sequence to represent the inferred CDS: substituted 1 base at 1 genomic stop codon): CRFEGISWNSDETRIAYVAEEPSPAKPTFNDXGYKVSGSDDKDSSSWKGQGDWEEDWGETYAGKRQPALFVINITSGEVQAVKGIDRFLSVGQVVWAPSSEGSAQYLVFVGWSYETRKLGIKYCYNRACAVYAVKAPHESKPNENEIHSTEDAHALILTQTISSAFLPRFSPDGNFLVFLSARSSVDTGAHSATNSLHRIDWPKDVKLYQSAKVHDVIPVVLCADDDGFPGLYFSSILSDPWLSDGHTLIIPSVWHSSQVLLSVNVLSGQIKRITPADSNFSWSLLTLHGNNIFAVSSSPVDVPQVKYGTFVEKEGGNSEWRWSDVSNPIYKCSDKVRSLLSSLTFSIMKISVKDASENPTKGSCKPFESIFVSSKTKKSDACDPLIVVLHGGPHAVSLSSFSKSHAFLSSLGYSLLIVNYRGSLGFGEEALQSLPGKIGSQDVNDVLSAIDHVIDLGLASPSKIAVLGGSHGGFLTTHLIGQAPEKFVAAAARNPVCNLALMVGTTDIPDWCFLESYGTKGRDRITEAPSAEDLTLFYSKSPIAHLSKVKTTTVFLLGAQDLRVPISTGLQYARALKEKGVPVKVILFPNDVHGIERPQSDFESFLSIAAWFNKYCK, encoded by the exons TGTAGGTTCGAGGGAATCTCTTGGAACTCAGATGAAACTCGTATAGCATATGTTGCTGAAGAGCCTTCCCCTGCAAAGCCTACATTCAATGACTAGGGCTACAAGGTAAGTGGTTCTGATGACAAGGATTCCAGCAGCTGGAAAGGTCAAGGAGATTGGGAGGAAGACTGGGGAGAAACATATGCGGGAAAAAGACAGCCTGCACTTTTTGTCATAAACATTACTAG TGGAGAGGTTCAAGCCGTCAAAGGCATTGACAGATTTTTGAGTGTTGGCCAAGTTGTGTGGGCTCCATCAAGTGAAGGCTCTGCACAATATTTGGTTTTTGTTGGATGGTCATATGAGACAAGAAAACTTGGTATTAAGTACTGCTATAACAGGGCTTGTGCAGTATATGCTGTTAAAGCACCACACGAATCAAAACCTAATGAAAATGAGATCCA CTCAACTGAAGATGCTCATGCACTAATCCTAACTCAAACCATAAGTAGTGCTTTTCTCCCACGGTTCAG CCCAGATGGaaattttcttgtatttttatCAGCAAGAAGCTCAGTTGATACTGGAGCCCATTCTGCTACAAATTCACTTCATAGAATTGATTGGCCGAAGGATGTGAAACTCTATCAATCTGCAAAAGTTCATGATGTG ataccAGTTGTGCTGTGTGCGGACGATGATGGCTTTCCTGGGCTTTACTTTTCAAGTATCCTTAGTGATCCATGGCTTTCTGATGGCCACACATTGATTATACCCTCTGTCTGGCACAGCAGTCAAGTTTTACTTTCTGTAAATGTGTTGAG TGGACAAATAAAACGAATCACCCCTGCGGACTCAAATTTCTCGTGGAGTCTCCTTACGTTGCATGGGAACAATATTTTTGCTG TTTCTAGCAGTCCAGTAGATGTTCCTCAAGTCAAGTATGGAACCTTTGTTGAGAAGGAAGGTGGTAATAGTGAATGGAGGTGGTCAGATGTATCAAATCCCATATATAAATGCTCTGACAAG GTAAGATCTTTGTTGTCCTCTCTTACGTTTAGTATAATGAAGATCTCAGTCAAGGATGCTTCTGAAAATCCAACTAAAG GTTCTTGTAAACCTTTTGAATCTATATTTGTGTCATCAAAAACCAAGAAAAGCGACGCATGTGATCCACTAATTGTGGTCCTTCATGGGGGACCACACGCAGTCTCATTGTCAAGCTTTTCAAAGTCACATGCTTTTCTTTCTTCACTTGGATATAGCTTGTTGATTGTCAACTACAG AGGTTCATTAGGATTTGGAGAGGAAGCCTTACAATCTCTTCCGGGGAAGATTGGATCTCAG GACGTCAATGATGTACTCAGTGCTATTGATCATGTCATAGACTTGGGACTTGCCAGTCCATCAAAGATTGCAGTGCTTGGTGGTTCACATGGTGGCTTTCTGACAACCCACTTGATTGGCCAG GCTCCAGAGAAGTTTGTTGCAGCAGCTGCTAGGAATCCTGTTTGTAACCTTGCGCTGATGGTTGGTACAACTGATATTCCTGATTGGTGCTTTTTGGAGAGCTATGGTACCAAGGGAAGGGATAGGATAACTGAAGCACCTTCAGCAGAGGATCTGACTCTATTTTATAGCAAGTCTCCCATCGCACACCTCTCGAAG GTAAAAACAACAACAGTGTTTCTCTTAGGTGCCCAAGATCTTCGTGTACCAATTTCGACTGGACTACAA TATGCTCGGGCTTTAAAGGAAAAAGGAGTGCCGGTTAAAGTCATCCTGTTTCCAAATGATGTTCATGGAATTGAAAG ACCACAATCCGACTTTGAAAGCTTCCTTAGCATTGCTGCATGGTTCAACAAGTATTGCAAATGA
- the LOC25482913 gene encoding pentatricopeptide repeat-containing protein At3g23020 yields the protein MLLNLEINTLSLVAPPRETISIPSKTSQQQPLLDYPNDPEARFKNLNLHKNADKRVNSNGFVLKKKNVHTKCSTKCVNYNGRVLAILQALDTIHDLDKALGPWEKRLGKKEMSIILKEQVCWKRALMIFEWFKKKGCYELNVIHYNIMFWILGKERKWRVLESLWNEMNENGVVPVNSTYGTLIDVYSKGGLIEEALAWLLRMQSEGMEPDEVTMGVVVQLYKRAGEFQKAEEFFLRWSRGEPLRIEIDHNPADTRRHVCNEVSHVNVCLNSHTYNTLIDTYGKAGQIRVVYEIFARMIKQGVVLTTVTFNTMIHLYGNHGRIREVSSLLKRMEELRCLPDTRTYNILISVLVKHNNINLATKYFAKMKEAFLEPDVVSYRTLLYAYSTRKMVQEAEEIVQEMDERGLKIDEFTQSALTRMYVESNMLEKSWLWFMRFHQDGNITSCCYSANIDAYGEKGYTLEAEKVFMCCKERKKLSVLVFNVMIKAYGIGNCYDKACQLFDCMKKFGVAANECSYSSLIHILASADKPHIAKPYLNKMQVAGLVSDCIPYCAVISSFGKLGQLNMAEGLYNEMIGHDVEPDAIIFGALINAFADVANVKKANSYVDRMRKAGFIGNQAIHNTLMKLYTKLGYLKEAQEIYTLLQSSDQGPSVFSSNCMIDLYTERLMVEQAKEIFESLKKNSIANEFSYAMMLCMYKKIGRLDEAFQIAKEMGKLGFLTDLLSYNNVLGLYSMDRRLWEAKKTFKEMIESGIQPDDFTFRALGHLLLSYGVSKRNIGMLEVMVKRNAPRGLQAWMMALSCVLNGDDYTHEWKWLLVDGAT from the coding sequence ATGCTTTTGAATCTTGAAATCAACACACTTTCACTTGTTGCTCCTCCACGTGAAACCATTTCCATTCCCAGCAAAACCAGTCAACAACAACCACTGCTTGATTATCCCAATGACCCAGAAGCTCGATTCAAGAATTTAAATCTGCACAAAAATGCTGATAAAAGGGTTAACAGTAATGggtttgttttgaagaaaaagaatgtgCACACCAAGTGTTCGACGAAATGTGTAAATTACAATGGACGTGTTCTGGCGATTTTGCAAGCTTTGGATACCATTCATGATTTGGATAAGGCACTTGGACCATGGGAGAAGAGACTTGGCAAAAAGGAAATGAGTATTATATTGAAGGAGCAAGTTTGTTGGAAGAGGGCTTTGATGATTTTTGAGTGGTTTAAGAAAAAGGGTTGTTATGAATTGAATGTGATTCattataatataatgttttgGATTCTAGGGAAGGAGAGGAAGTGGAGAGTTTTGGAGAGCTTGtggaatgaaatgaatgaaaatggGGTTGTGCCAGTGAATTCGACGTATGGAACGTTGATTGATGTTTATAGTAAAGGTGGGCTCATTGAAGAAGCGCTTGCTTGGCTTCTAAGGATGCAAAGTGAAGGGATGGAACCGGATGAGGTTACAATGGGGGTTGTTGTTCAGTTGTACAAGAGGGCTGGAGAGTTTCAAAAAGCGGAAGAGTTTTTTCTTAGATGGTCAAGAGGTGAACCTTTGAGAATAGAGATTGATCATAATCCAGCTGATACTCGTCGTCATGTCTGCAATGAGGTATCACATGTCAATGTCTGTTTAAACTCACATACATATAATACCTTGATTGACACATATGGGAAGGCCGGTCAAATTCGAGTGGTGTATGAAATTTTTGCTAGGATGATTAAACAAGGTGTAGTGCTGACTACGGTGACGTTTAATACAATGATTCACTTGTATGGAAATCATGGACGCATACGGGAAGTAAGTTCGTTGTTGAAAAGAATGGAAGAGCTTCGATGCCTACCCGACACAAGGACATATAATATCCTTATTTCTGTTTTAGttaaacataataatatcaatttggcaacaaaatattttgcaaaaatGAAAGAGGCCTTCCTTGAGCCAGATGTAGTGAGTTATCGCACACTTTTGTATGCATACTCAACTCGGAAAATGGTCCAAGAAGCTGAAGAGATTGTACAGGAGATGGATGAAAGAGGTCTTAAGATCGATGAATTCACCCAATCTGCGTTGACTAGGATGTATGTAGAATCAAATATGCTGGAGAAATCATGGTTATGGTTCATGAGGTTTCACCAAGATGGGAATATCACTTCTTGCTGTTATTCTGCCAACATTGATGCATATGGCGAGAAAGGATACACATTAGAAGCAGAGAAAGTCTTTATGTGTTGCAAAGAAAGGAAGAAGCTTAGTGTACTTGTgtttaatgtgatgattaaagcTTATGGGATAGGGAACTGCTATGATAAAGCATGTCAACTATTTGATTGTATGAAGAAATTTGGTGTTGCTGCAAATGAATGCAGCTACAGTTCTCTCATACATATTTTGGCCAGTGCCGACAAGCCACATATTGCGAAACCTTATCTGAATAAAATGCAGGTGGCAGGATTGGTGAGTGATTGCATCCCATATTGTGCTGTGATATCAAGTTTTGGAAAGTTAGGCCAATTGAATATGGCGGAAGGATTATACAATGAGATGATTGGACATGATGTGGAGCCTGATGCTATTATTTTTGGTGCATTAATCAATGCTTTTGCTGATGTTGCAAATGTTAAAAAGGCTAACAGTTATGTAGATCGAATGAGGAAGGCAGGTTTCATAGGGAATCAAGCCATACATAACACTTTGATGAAGTTGTATACTAAATTAGGCTACCTGAAAGAAGCACAAGAAATATACACATTGCTTCAATCATCAGATCAAGGTCCTTCCGTATTTTCTTCTAATTGTATGATTGATCTTTATACCGAGCGACTTATGGTCGAACAAGCGAAAGAAATATTTGAGAGCTTGAAGAAGAACAGCATTGCAAATGAGTTTTCATATGCAATGATGCTATGTATGTATAAGAAAATTGGAAGATTGGATGAAGCCTTTCAAATTGCAAAAGAGATGGGAAAACTAGGATTCTTGACTGATTTATTGAGCTATAACAATGTGCTTGGCTTGTATTCAATGGATAGGAGGCTATGGGAAGCTAAAAAGACTTTTAAGGAAATGATAGAATCTGGAATTCAGCCAGACGATTTTACATTCAGAGCTCTTGGACATCTTTTGCTGAGTTATGGTGTTTCAAAGCGGAATATTGGCATGCTAGAAGTAATGGTGAAGAGGAATGCTCCTCGTGGCTTGCAAGCATGGATGATGGCACTTTCATGCGTGCTTAATGGAGATGATTACACACACGAATGGAAGTGGTTACTCGTGGATGGAGCTACCTAG